The genomic segment TTGGGTAAACGTTGATCCCCTCTTGTTCTGATAAGTTTATATTTAAATTTTTTTGCTAAGAGTCCAAATAAAATAAAGGCTTCTCCTCGATGACAATTGATAATATCTGGTTTAAACTCTTTTATTATTTGCTGAAGTTGTAAATAGGTGTGAACAATTTTTAAAGGATTATTGGTATTGAGTTCTAAAGTCTTATAACTCAGACCTGTTTGTTTAACTTTGTTTAAGGTTTGCGTTTTGGGTAAACAGAGGATAAGAACTTTATGCCCACGTTGGGCAAATAGTTGACCTAAAAAGAGTCCATACCATGCAGTGGCATTAAACCAACGAACATTTATAACTTGAATAATTCTCATGTTAGTTTCTGTAATAATTCCTACTTATAATAGAGCTTCTTTTTTAAAAGATGCTGTATTGTCGGTCCTTGAACAAACATATACTAACTTAGAACTTATAATAGTTGATGATGGTTCCACAGATGATACCTCTTCAGTTGTAAGTAGAATTAAGGATAAACGTTTAAGATATTTTTATCAAGAAAATAAAGGTGTTGCAGCTGCAAGGAATTTTGGACTTAGTTTAGCTAAAGGAGATATTATTTCTTTTTTAGATTCAGATGACTATTGGCTGCCTACTAAATTGGAAAAACAGGTAAATTTTCTCCAACAAACTAATTTTTGCGTTGTTCAGTGTTTAGAAAAATGGATTAGAAAAGGTAAACTCGTTAATAAGAAAAGAAAGCATTTTATGCCTGCTGGTTGGTTTTGGGAAAAGGCTCTGGAAATGTGTTTGATTGGGCCATCTTGTGTTTTGTTATATAAACAGGTGTTTGATGAAATAGGCTTGTTTGATGAAAATTTTGTTGCCTGTGAAGATTATGAGCTTTGGTTAAGACTTCTTTTGCACTATCCTGTAGGTATTGTGCCAGAAGAATTGGTGGTTAAAAGAGGAGGACATTTTGATCAACTCTCAAGAAGTATTTTAGGTTTGGATTTGTATCGTATTTATGCTTTGATAAAGCTCAAAAAACGTATTGTTAAAGATGTGGCTTTAGTGGAGAAGATGTTACAAACAAAAGCCAAATTTTATATTCAAGGCTGTTTAAAGCGAGGCAAATTAGAAGAAGCTGAGCGCATTATAAAATTATTAAATATTAAATAGAAAAGGAAACAGAAATTTTAGCTTTAAATTACTTCTGTTTTATCCATAGCTTTAGACTTAATTTCATCAAGTAGC from the Desulfonauticus submarinus genome contains:
- a CDS encoding glycosyltransferase family 2 protein, which produces MLVSVIIPTYNRASFLKDAVLSVLEQTYTNLELIIVDDGSTDDTSSVVSRIKDKRLRYFYQENKGVAAARNFGLSLAKGDIISFLDSDDYWLPTKLEKQVNFLQQTNFCVVQCLEKWIRKGKLVNKKRKHFMPAGWFWEKALEMCLIGPSCVLLYKQVFDEIGLFDENFVACEDYELWLRLLLHYPVGIVPEELVVKRGGHFDQLSRSILGLDLYRIYALIKLKKRIVKDVALVEKMLQTKAKFYIQGCLKRGKLEEAERIIKLLNIK